The Streptomyces sp. SS1-1 genome has a segment encoding these proteins:
- the kynU gene encoding kynureninase: MSEPMPEPAELAARAEKLDAADELAAKRAEFVLDDVVYLDGNSLGALPAHVPGRVEDVVRRQWGELRIRSWDESGWWTAPERIGDRIAPLVGAAPGQIVVGDSTSVNVFKALVAAVRIAGDGRDEILVDATTFPTDGYIAESAARMTGRTLRPVTPAEVPDALGDRTAAVLLNHVDYRTGRLHDLPSLTAAVRAAGAVSVWDLCHSAGALPVGLDEHGVDLAVGCTYKYLNGGPGSPAYLYVRHGLQDRFDSPLPGWNSHAEPFGMHRDFTAAPGAPRGRVGTPDILSMLALEAALDVWDGVPVEAVRAKSLALTDFFLECVEAYAPAGRVEPVTPAAHAERGSQVALRCADAGDVMRELIARGVVGDFRHPDVLRFGFTPLYVSFADTERAARVLADVLGR; the protein is encoded by the coding sequence ATGTCTGAGCCGATGCCCGAGCCGGCCGAGCTCGCCGCGCGGGCCGAGAAGCTGGACGCCGCCGACGAACTCGCCGCCAAGCGCGCGGAGTTCGTCCTGGACGACGTCGTCTACCTCGACGGCAACTCGCTGGGCGCCCTGCCCGCGCACGTCCCCGGCCGGGTCGAGGACGTCGTGCGCCGGCAGTGGGGCGAACTGCGCATCCGCTCCTGGGACGAGAGCGGCTGGTGGACCGCGCCGGAGCGGATCGGCGACCGGATCGCCCCGCTGGTCGGCGCGGCGCCCGGGCAGATCGTCGTCGGCGACTCCACCAGCGTCAACGTGTTCAAGGCACTGGTGGCCGCCGTGCGGATCGCCGGGGACGGCCGCGACGAGATCCTCGTCGACGCCACCACGTTCCCCACCGACGGGTACATCGCCGAGTCGGCGGCCCGGATGACCGGCCGTACGCTGCGGCCCGTGACGCCCGCCGAGGTGCCGGACGCGCTGGGCGACCGCACGGCCGCCGTGCTGCTCAACCACGTCGACTACCGCACCGGGCGGCTGCACGACCTGCCGTCGCTCACGGCCGCCGTGCGCGCGGCGGGCGCGGTGTCCGTGTGGGACCTGTGCCACAGCGCGGGCGCGCTGCCGGTCGGGCTCGACGAGCACGGCGTGGACCTGGCGGTCGGCTGCACCTACAAGTACCTGAACGGCGGCCCGGGTTCACCGGCGTACCTGTATGTGCGCCACGGTCTGCAGGACCGGTTCGACTCGCCGCTGCCGGGGTGGAACTCGCACGCCGAACCCTTCGGCATGCACCGGGACTTCACCGCCGCCCCCGGCGCCCCGCGCGGCCGGGTCGGCACGCCCGACATCCTGTCCATGCTCGCCCTGGAGGCGGCCCTGGACGTGTGGGACGGGGTGCCGGTGGAGGCGGTGCGGGCCAAGTCGCTGGCGCTGACGGACTTCTTCCTGGAGTGCGTCGAGGCGTACGCGCCCGCCGGGCGGGTGGAGCCGGTGACGCCGGCCGCGCACGCCGAGCGCGGCAGCCAGGTGGCGCTGCGCTGCGCGGACGCCGGGGACGTGATGAGGGAGCTGATCGCGCGGGGCGTGGTCGGCGACTTCCGCCACCCGGACGTGCTGCGCTTCGGCTTCACCCCGCTGTACGTGTCCTTCGCGGACACCGAGCGGGCGGCCCGCGTCCTGGCGGACGTGCTGGGTCGCTAG
- a CDS encoding alpha/beta hydrolase, whose amino-acid sequence MPDDVAAARDAAEEESAFSHPPVEPDATASYGPHPDQVVDFYAPRGTDVPAGPAPLVVLLHGGAWRAPYDRRHLTPFAGFLARRGFAVANVEYRRGADGSDTDAGRWPDTFDDVAAALDALPALAGQALPQADPRRMVLAGHSAGGHLALWAAARHVLPAGSAWRTDGPPPLRGVVALAPIADLTVADKLDVCGGAVRQLLGSGPEYAERQPYADPALLLPTGIATTLVQGRTDIVVPQAVAEAYADAAAKAGEVAGLTLLEDVGHFPLIDPSADACAVVAEEIAQLAW is encoded by the coding sequence ATGCCGGACGACGTCGCCGCTGCCCGGGACGCCGCCGAGGAGGAGTCGGCCTTCTCGCACCCGCCCGTCGAACCCGACGCCACCGCCTCCTACGGGCCCCACCCCGACCAGGTCGTCGACTTCTACGCGCCGCGCGGCACCGACGTGCCCGCCGGGCCGGCACCCCTGGTCGTCCTGCTGCACGGCGGCGCCTGGCGGGCCCCCTACGACCGGCGGCACCTCACCCCGTTCGCGGGCTTCCTGGCCCGGCGCGGCTTCGCCGTGGCGAACGTGGAGTACCGGCGGGGCGCGGACGGGTCCGACACGGACGCCGGGCGCTGGCCGGACACCTTCGACGACGTCGCCGCCGCCCTGGACGCGCTGCCCGCGCTGGCCGGTCAGGCGCTGCCGCAGGCCGACCCGCGCCGGATGGTGCTCGCCGGGCACTCCGCCGGAGGGCACCTGGCGCTCTGGGCGGCCGCCCGGCACGTCCTGCCCGCCGGCTCCGCCTGGCGCACCGACGGGCCCCCGCCCCTGCGCGGGGTCGTGGCGCTCGCGCCGATCGCCGACCTCACCGTCGCCGACAAGCTGGACGTGTGCGGCGGCGCCGTACGCCAGCTCCTCGGCAGCGGACCGGAGTACGCCGAGCGGCAGCCGTACGCCGATCCGGCGCTGCTGCTGCCCACCGGCATCGCGACGACGCTGGTCCAGGGCCGTACCGACATCGTGGTCCCGCAGGCCGTCGCCGAGGCGTACGCGGACGCGGCGGCGAAGGCCGGCGAGGTGGCCGGGCTGACCCTGCTGGAGGACGTCGGTCACTTCCCGCTGATCGACCCCTCCGCGGACGCCTGCGCGGTCGTCGCCGAGGAGATCGCCCAGCTGGCGTGGTGA
- a CDS encoding TetR/AcrR family transcriptional regulator encodes MSAEPGTVRPGGRTARVRAAVLRATGDVLAEHGFHGLDLADVARRAEVGRTTVYRRWGSVTGLVTDLLAEMAEESSPREETGTALGDLRANATLVRRTLSDPRQGPLFRAVIAAAACDDRTAAALRRFYEARIAEWAPCVEQAVARGEFPAGTDARAVVRAVSAPLYYGLLTTGTAPDAPAADRAARAAHAAAAAGVFVA; translated from the coding sequence ATGTCCGCCGAACCCGGCACCGTCCGTCCCGGAGGGCGTACCGCCCGTGTCCGCGCGGCCGTGCTGCGGGCCACCGGGGACGTGCTCGCGGAACACGGGTTCCACGGCCTCGACCTCGCCGACGTCGCCCGCCGCGCGGAGGTCGGCAGGACGACCGTGTACCGGCGCTGGGGCTCGGTGACCGGACTGGTCACGGACCTGCTCGCGGAGATGGCCGAGGAGTCCTCGCCCCGCGAGGAGACCGGAACCGCGCTGGGCGACCTGCGGGCCAACGCCACGCTCGTACGGCGCACCCTGTCCGACCCCCGGCAGGGGCCCCTGTTCCGCGCGGTCATCGCGGCGGCGGCCTGCGACGACCGCACGGCGGCGGCCCTGCGCCGGTTCTACGAGGCACGCATCGCCGAGTGGGCGCCCTGCGTCGAACAGGCCGTCGCACGCGGGGAGTTCCCCGCCGGCACCGACGCGCGGGCGGTCGTACGGGCGGTGTCGGCACCCCTCTACTACGGGCTGCTGACGACCGGGACGGCCCCGGACGCCCCCGCCGCGGACCGCGCCGCACGCGCCGCGCACGCCGCCGCCGCGGCAGGGGTGTTCGTGGCCTGA
- a CDS encoding sensor histidine kinase, translated as MTETTQMPPPPPGDAGKQRSPEYRLARNSLQGLREDLFRDPFAYRPLPPRGTDGPFLRRLPARMRTPAERLPHAVVAGIALFTLLIGALSGSVPGGDGRALLTGLLCALPIVTTLTRPIGAFWLSLAITPVTAALNGGDSDWPWMPGAFLCHLTVLVVVALRTRPRTAVWMWVVTAVYVVLSDGVIGGSYYYSNGAPMLVTSAFALLVVSLRHVRQAAQQEVSAQQTVTAQERSRRTLLEERTTIARELHDVVAHHMSVVAIQAEAAPYRVENPPEELERAFATIRENAVAALTELRRILGVVRAEDYEAPDAPQPTLADLDALLANVREAGLDVRKTVTGAVRDLPPGVELSAYRIVQEALSNSLRHAPGASAHVEVGYVLGGLGLRIVNGPPPAPALVKPSPGAGHGITGMRERVSMLDGRMTAAATDDGGYEVAVFLPVEAAAEDSA; from the coding sequence GTGACCGAGACGACCCAGATGCCGCCCCCGCCGCCGGGCGACGCGGGCAAGCAGCGCAGCCCGGAGTACCGGCTGGCCCGCAACTCGCTGCAGGGACTGCGCGAGGACCTGTTCCGCGACCCGTTCGCCTACCGACCGCTGCCGCCCCGGGGCACCGACGGCCCGTTCCTGCGCCGGCTGCCCGCCCGGATGCGTACTCCCGCCGAACGCCTCCCGCACGCGGTGGTCGCCGGGATCGCGCTGTTCACCCTGCTGATCGGCGCCCTGTCCGGCAGCGTGCCCGGCGGGGACGGCAGGGCCCTGCTGACCGGTCTGCTGTGCGCGCTGCCCATCGTCACCACGCTGACCCGGCCCATCGGCGCGTTCTGGCTGTCCCTCGCGATCACGCCGGTGACCGCCGCCCTCAACGGCGGCGACTCGGACTGGCCGTGGATGCCCGGCGCGTTCCTCTGCCACCTCACCGTGCTGGTCGTGGTGGCGCTGCGCACCCGGCCCCGTACCGCCGTCTGGATGTGGGTCGTCACCGCCGTGTACGTCGTCCTCTCGGACGGCGTCATCGGAGGGTCGTACTACTACTCCAACGGCGCCCCGATGCTGGTGACGTCCGCGTTCGCCCTGCTCGTGGTGTCCCTGCGGCACGTCCGCCAGGCCGCGCAGCAGGAGGTGAGCGCCCAGCAGACGGTCACCGCGCAGGAGCGGTCCCGGCGCACCCTGCTGGAGGAGCGCACCACCATCGCCCGCGAACTGCACGACGTGGTCGCCCACCACATGTCGGTGGTCGCCATCCAGGCGGAGGCCGCGCCCTACCGGGTGGAGAACCCGCCCGAGGAGCTGGAGCGCGCCTTCGCCACCATCCGGGAGAACGCGGTGGCCGCCCTCACCGAGCTGCGCCGCATCCTCGGTGTGGTCCGCGCCGAGGACTACGAGGCGCCGGACGCCCCGCAGCCCACCCTCGCCGACCTGGACGCCCTCCTCGCCAATGTGCGGGAGGCCGGGCTCGACGTGCGCAAGACGGTGACCGGCGCGGTCCGCGACCTGCCGCCCGGCGTGGAGCTGTCCGCGTACCGGATCGTGCAGGAGGCGCTGAGCAACAGCCTGCGGCACGCGCCCGGCGCGAGCGCCCACGTCGAGGTCGGCTACGTCCTCGGCGGGCTCGGCCTGCGCATAGTCAACGGCCCGCCGCCCGCGCCGGCCCTGGTGAAACCGTCGCCGGGCGCCGGGCACGGCATCACCGGCATGCGGGAGCGGGTCTCCATGCTCGACGGGCGGATGACGGCCGCCGCGACGGACGACGGCGGCTACGAGGTGGCGGTGTTCCTGCCCGTCGAGGCGGCCGCGGAGGACAGCGCATGA